From Xiphophorus couchianus chromosome 23, X_couchianus-1.0, whole genome shotgun sequence, one genomic window encodes:
- the sox3 gene encoding transcription factor Sox-3 yields MYNMMETEIKTPLPQSNSGSAPGAKNNSASDQERVKRPMNAFMVWSRGQRRKMAQENPKMHNSEISKRLGADWKLLTDAEKRPFIDEAKRLRAMHMKEHPDYKYRPRRKTKTLLKKDKYSLPGGLLAPGSNAVNNSVSVGQRMDGYAHMNGWTNSAYSLMQDQLAYPQHHSMNSPQIQQMHRYEMAGLQYPMMSSAQTYMNAASTYSMSPAYTQQTTSAMGLSSMASVCKTEPSSPPPAITSHSQRACLGDLRDMISMYLPPGGDSAEHSSLQSSRLHSVHPHYQTAGTGVNGTLPLTHI; encoded by the coding sequence ATGtataacatgatggaaaccGAGATCAAGACCCCGCTCCCGCAGTCCAACTCGGGCTCGGCGCCGGGCGCAAAGAACAACAGCGCCAGCGACCAGGAGCGGGTGAAGCGGCCGATGAACGCCTTCATGGTCTGGTCCAGGGGCCAGCGGAGGAAGATGGCTCAAGAAAACCCCAAAATGCACAACTCTGAAATAAGCAAGCGGCTCGGTGCTGACTGGAAACTTCTGACCGACGCCGAGAAAAGGCCATTCATTGACGAGGCCAAGCGTCTACGGGCGATGCACATGAAGGAGCACCCGGATTATAAATACCGGCCCCGCAGGAAGACCAAGACCTTGCTCAAGAAAGACAAGTATTCTCTGCCTGGGGGACTGCTGGCGCCAGGATCCAACGCCGTCAACAACTCGGTGTCGGTGGGCCAGAGGATGGACGGTTACGCGCACATGAACGGCTGGACAAACAGCGCGTACTCCCTGATGCAGGACCAGCTGGCCTACCCTCAACATCACAGCATGAACAGCCCGCAGATCCAGCAGATGCACCGGTACGAGATGGCCGGCCTTCAGTACCCGATGATGTCCTCGGCGCAGACCTACATGAACGCGGCGTCCACCTACAGCATGTCCCCGGCGTACACGCAACAGACCACCAGCGCCATGGGGCTGAGCTCCATGGCGTCCGTGTGTAAGACGGAGCCGAGCTCGCCGCCGCCGGCCATCACGTCCCACTCTCAGCGGGCGTGCTTGGGGGACCTGAGGGACATGATCAGCATGTACCTGCCCCCGGGCGGGGACAGCGCGGAGCATTCCTCCCTGCAGAGCAGCCGGTTACACAGCGTCCATCCGCACTATCAGACCGCAGGGACTGGAGTCAACGGGACGCTACCTCTCACCCACATCTGA